The proteins below are encoded in one region of Myxocyprinus asiaticus isolate MX2 ecotype Aquarium Trade chromosome 13, UBuf_Myxa_2, whole genome shotgun sequence:
- the LOC127450813 gene encoding zinc finger protein 281-like — protein sequence MSLIQDKLGNEFLRSNGGMEPGFGPSMLMFSHLPPVTSFTRLASQTVMADLQPHEMILKKERDSPDCGGGLSAGGMSGGGCIGGMMGGVGDYVHAMGIKQEKISEHDYRWPLYPGAGVGAGVRSGGELLEVSLGNHQNLVVHDLSLGNLSGRLVKESSGKKGQRSNCEGQEGKTRRKRGESKSMMLDPDGGSLSPNSKPHICEHCNAAFRSSYHLRRHVLIHTGERPFRCTQCNMSFIQKYLLQRHEKIHSGEKPFSCDQCNMRFIQKYHMERHKRTHSGEKPYKCDTCQQYFSRTDRLLKHKRTCGDATKKGVDGAEHDLGMAGEGDHGSYGITQGNMATPGRKRGKSKNAVDGGERKRKKSAGAVGASHGQGVEGFALHDFSSVGNHGVSTTSSSAQPGPSMQGEHGHAPKMAFKKGNRKSLEKTTHPMNQSKTGSLELPGAGGLDTLGLLPGPGVKVGPNSSNYDDAMQFLKKRRYLHAANNGGAGSGASDYDVGVSHLHSQTTVIQGVVSGVLDGDAALALLDSSPLGDIKHDKSGIPDEVLQSLLDHYAHKPDVTFDITDPHHVELQSAATDAPGPLGPDDNASSPNSGDKAGIMNEYSRFLLQALERTSHNASFTLGPSPVSAANSTGQFPGPSPHLADKHVYTASPLEYSFSQPVSSSPSLSSVPKSHFGLLEGASPPQGFHMSSLEQSAHTQQQLTPSQELTEQLDKQHTSPPPPPHTPNGNSYQITPQPPDLGSQKDPQGPKNGATATTRGFSLASSQDLATLDPAKASYQIENFAQAFGAQFKGGRVPLAFSSDSGGEVNHRIQTPVSEFSGYTGLLADASDPVSTGSKTPTSQSYR from the exons ATGAGCCTGATCCAGGATAAACTTGGAAATGAGTTCCTCCGCTCCAATGGTGGGATGGAGCCAGGCTTTGGTCCGAGCATGCTCATGTTCAGCCACCTTCCCCCTGTTACCAGCTTCACCCGCCTGGCCAGTCAAACGGTTATGGCTGATCTGCAGCCCCATGAGATGATCCTTAAGAAGGAGCGAGACTCGCCGGACTGTGGCGGAGGGCTGAGTGCTGGAGGCATGAGTGGTGGAGGTTGCATCGGTGGGATGATGGGAGGTGTGGGTGATTATGTTCATGCCATGGGCATTAAACAGGAGAAGATTTCTGAACATGATTACAGATGGCCCCTCTACCCGGGGGCCGGAGTCGGAGCAGGAGTGCGAAGTGGAGGAGAATTGCTGGAGGTGTCGCTGGGCAACCATCAGAACCTGGTGGTGCACGACCTCAGCCTGGGAAAC CTGTCAGGACGGCTGGTAAAAGAATCCTCAGGGAagaaaggtcaaaggtcaaactGCGAGGGACAGGAGGGCAAGACACGGAGGAAACGAGGAGAGTCGAAG TCTATGATGCTGGATCCTGATGGAGGCAGCTTGTCTCCAAACTCCAAACCACACATCTGTGAGCACTGCAATGCAGCTTTCCGGAGCTCCTATCATTTACGCAGACACGTGCTTATACACACAG GTGAGAGGCCTTTCCGCTGCACTCAGTGTAACATGAGCTTCATTCAGAAATACCTCTTACAGAGACACGAGAAAATTCACAGTG GAGAGAAGCCATTCAGCTGTGATCAGTGCAACATGCGTTTCATTCAAAAGTATCACATGGAAAGACACAAGAGAACACATAGTGGAGAAAAGCCATACAAGTGTGATACCTGCCAACAG TATTTTTCTAGAACGGACCGGTTGCTGAAGCACAAGCGGACATGTGGAGATGCCACAAAAAAGGGTGTGGATGGGGCAGAGCATGACTTGGGTATGGCAGGTGAAGGAGACCATGGCAGCTATGGAATCACTCAGGGAAACATGGCCACACCTGGCCGCAAACGAGGCAAGTCAAAAAATGCTGTAGATGGGGGTGAGCGCAAACGTAAGAAGTCAGCCGGGGCTGTGGGGGCGTCACACGGTCAGGGGGTTGAGGGCTTTGCCCTTCATGACTTCAGCTCAGTCGGCAACCATGGGGTATCAACGACATCATCTTCTGCCCAGCCAGGCCCCAGCATGCAAGGGGAACATGGCCATGCTCCCAAGATGGCTTTCAAGAAAGGGAACAGGAAGTCCTTGGAGAAGACTACTCACCCCATGAATCAATCCAAGACAGGGAGCCTGGAGTTGCCAGGGGCAGGAGGCTTGGACACCCTTGGGCTTCTTCCAGGGCCTGGGGTCAAAGTGGGCCCCAACAGCAGTAACTATGATGATGCCATGCAGTTTTTGAAGAAGAGGCGTTACCTCCATGCAGCGAACAATGGAGGAGCAGGCTCTGGAGCGTCAGACTATGACGTAGGTGTCAGTCATCTGCATTCGCAAACGACGGTCATTCAGGGTGTCGTTTCTGGGGTTCTGGATGGCGATGCCGCACTAGCGCTCCTAGACTCCTCTCCTCTTGGAGATATCAAGCATGACAAATCTGGAATCCCCGATGAGGTTCTGCAGAGCTTGTTGGACCACTACGCTCACAAGCCCGATGTGACTTTCGACATCACAGATCCCCACCATGTGGAGCTCCAGTCAGCTGCCACAGATGCTCCAGGCCCGCTGGGACCTGATGACAACGCCTCAAGTCCTAATAGTGGAGACAAAGCCGGGATCATGAATGAGTACTCGCGCTTTCTCTTACAGGCACTAGAGCGGACCAGTCACAATGCTAGCTTCACGTTGGGCCCGAGTCCCGTTTCTGCCGCCAATTCCACTGGACAGTTTCCTGGGCCTAGCCCACATCTTGCAGACAAGCATGTGTATACTGCCTCACCTTTGGAGTACTCATTCTCACAGCCTGTGTCCTCTTCACCATCCCTCTCCTCTGTGCCAAAGTCCCACTTTGGTCTACTAGAAGGTGCATCACCTCCACAGGGTTTCCACATGAGCAGCCTGGAGCAGTCTGCACACACGCAACAGCAGCTCACACCTTCCCAGGAGCTCACAGAACAGCTGGACAAACAGCACACCTCCCCACCGCCACCTCCGCACACCCCCAACGGCAACTCTTACCAGATCACACCTCAGCCTCCCGACCTGGGAAGTCAGAAGGATCCACAAGGGCCGAAAAACGGAGCCACAGCCACGACCAGAGGATTCTCCCTGGCCAGTTCGCAGGATCTGGCAACACTTGACCCAGCCAAGGCTTCTTATCAGATTGAAAACTTTGCCCAGGCTTTCGGGGCGCAGTTTAAAGGGGGGCGAGTGCCCCTGGCCTTTAGTAGTGACTCGGGGGGAGAGGTTAATCACCGCATACAGACACCAGTCTCCGAATTCTCAGGGTATACCGGTCTCTTGGCTGATGCCAGTGACCCAGTCAGCACTGGCTCCAAAACCCCAACAAGCCAAAGCTACAGGTAA